In Candidatus Desulfofervidus auxilii, one genomic interval encodes:
- the radC gene encoding RadC family protein, with amino-acid sequence MELCRSKIKDVERLKRYELIIKEMLKKSHFSKHEILSCGESKWLIGRIINTLLSQRAIIKEGRRYKWRDIEKERYKKEWQDSPASFHQIKRFSREQRPREKLLKYGWGKLTPVELLAIFLRTGIKGKSALHLASDLLERFGGVRGIFEAKNRDLLKVEGLGEAKVAQIKAVYGLAQQYLKEKIKAGEIIKSSRDVYDYLYFTMRDLKKEIFKVIFLDGKNQIIAIEDLFKGTLNQSSVYPREIIKSAIKYNAAGVIFVHNHPSGNPEPSLSDKEITKDLVFAGNLMQIKVLDHIIIGENRYFSFADEGLIEEYNLKYTSMKRDDKT; translated from the coding sequence ATGGAACTTTGCCGCTCAAAAATAAAGGATGTGGAGAGGCTTAAAAGATATGAGTTAATTATCAAAGAAATGTTAAAAAAAAGCCATTTCTCCAAGCATGAAATCTTATCCTGTGGTGAGAGTAAATGGCTTATAGGAAGGATTATAAATACACTCCTTTCTCAAAGGGCTATTATTAAAGAAGGAAGGCGTTATAAGTGGAGAGACATTGAAAAAGAAAGATATAAAAAAGAATGGCAAGATTCACCTGCCTCATTTCATCAAATAAAAAGGTTTTCCAGAGAACAACGCCCTAGAGAAAAATTGTTAAAATATGGCTGGGGAAAGCTCACTCCGGTTGAACTTCTCGCTATTTTTTTAAGAACAGGGATTAAAGGCAAAAGTGCCCTCCACTTAGCCAGTGATTTGTTAGAGAGATTTGGAGGAGTAAGGGGAATTTTTGAGGCAAAAAATAGAGATTTACTGAAAGTAGAAGGCTTAGGAGAAGCAAAAGTAGCCCAGATCAAGGCCGTTTATGGACTGGCCCAGCAATATCTGAAAGAAAAGATAAAGGCAGGAGAAATAATTAAAAGCTCCAGAGACGTTTATGATTACCTCTATTTTACCATGCGAGACCTTAAAAAAGAGATATTCAAGGTAATCTTTTTGGATGGAAAAAATCAAATTATAGCCATTGAAGACCTCTTTAAGGGCACATTAAATCAGAGCTCGGTCTATCCTCGGGAGATTATAAAAAGTGCTATAAAGTATAATGCAGCAGGTGTTATCTTTGTTCATAATCACCCTTCAGGCAATCCCGAGCCTTCTTTAAGCGATAAAGAAATCACCAAAGATTTGGTCTTTGCTGGGAATCTTATGCAGATTAAGGTCTTGGACCATATCATTATTGGCGAAAATAGATATTTTAGCTTTGCAGATGAGGGACTAATTGAAGAGTATAATTTGAAGTATACCAGTATGAAAAGGGATGACAAAACATGA
- a CDS encoding murein L,D-transpeptidase catalytic domain family protein, translating into MAKLVQGANTRRKSVLGIVLVSLIVYLFSCSISFGSSEGFCLKTANFIQYTKELYSELGFSESVISFQAFSASVTAYYIALGKNLIKKPYLLTIIDYTQPSEKERFFVIDLKKRKILFKELVAHGKRSGKRYAQYFSNKPGSLKSSIGLYVTLSTYTGSHGYSLRLKGLEKGFNDNAQRRNIVIHGAWYVDRKMAKYLHWLGRSWGCPAISLNSVKKVIDTIKDGSALYIYYPLKNYIQTSRYLNLQKAALVFNQKITKTTALMRP; encoded by the coding sequence ATGGCAAAATTGGTGCAAGGAGCCAATACCAGAAGAAAGAGCGTTCTCGGTATTGTTTTGGTATCTCTGATAGTTTATTTATTCTCCTGCTCAATCAGTTTTGGTTCATCTGAAGGATTTTGTTTAAAAACTGCTAACTTTATACAATATACAAAAGAACTTTATTCCGAGTTGGGTTTTTCGGAAAGTGTGATTTCATTTCAGGCATTTAGCGCTTCAGTAACTGCTTATTACATTGCCTTAGGTAAAAATCTTATAAAGAAGCCCTACCTTTTGACTATCATTGACTATACACAACCTTCTGAAAAGGAGAGATTTTTCGTAATCGATCTTAAAAAGAGAAAAATTCTTTTTAAGGAGCTAGTTGCCCACGGAAAAAGGTCAGGTAAGAGATATGCACAATATTTTTCAAACAAACCAGGGTCTTTAAAAAGTTCTATTGGACTTTATGTTACCCTATCAACATATACAGGAAGCCATGGCTATTCATTAAGGTTAAAAGGATTAGAAAAAGGATTTAATGATAATGCTCAACGAAGAAATATTGTCATACATGGGGCATGGTATGTAGACAGAAAGATGGCCAAATACCTCCATTGGTTGGGGAGGAGTTGGGGATGTCCTGCCATTTCTTTGAACAGTGTTAAAAAAGTTATTGATACCATTAAAGATGGCTCTGCCCTTTATATTTATTATCCCTTAAAAAACTATATTCAAACCTCCCGCTACCTGAATTTGCAAAAGGCCGCCTTGGTTTTTAACCAAAAAATAACCAAGACAACAGCCCTTATGCGGCCTTAG
- a CDS encoding thioredoxin fold domain-containing protein produces the protein MKRYLLVLSVIILSFAFVTQGLAGEKCKNITIEIMQKHIPFSFPPDTKIISQREVGGLCEVIVNIQGRDLPIYVGKDFIILGQMFSNKKNVSNEEVKKLHSQKFLSLKKDIDKAVAITYTPSSTAKHAIYMFTDPLCPHCQKAGNQMEEIAKEYNVKVKVVFCPFRGRKNAIEAVCRNLDFSTYVKGDWKKEGKTEKSQCKKGQELIETSIKLAKKLGISGVPTFYLENGKIVVGANIPQLKEALAELTGKKEKKKF, from the coding sequence ATGAAAAGGTATTTATTAGTTCTGAGTGTGATTATTTTGAGTTTTGCTTTTGTAACTCAAGGGTTAGCAGGGGAGAAATGCAAAAATATTACCATTGAAATCATGCAAAAACACATTCCCTTCTCCTTTCCCCCTGATACTAAGATAATATCTCAAAGGGAAGTAGGAGGGCTGTGTGAAGTAATTGTAAATATCCAAGGAAGGGATTTACCTATATATGTGGGAAAAGACTTTATTATTCTTGGTCAAATGTTTAGTAACAAAAAAAATGTTTCTAATGAAGAAGTCAAAAAACTCCACAGTCAAAAGTTTCTTTCTTTAAAGAAAGATATAGATAAAGCAGTAGCTATTACTTATACTCCTAGTTCTACTGCCAAACATGCAATTTATATGTTTACTGATCCCCTTTGTCCTCATTGTCAAAAGGCAGGAAATCAAATGGAAGAAATAGCTAAAGAGTATAATGTAAAAGTCAAAGTAGTTTTTTGTCCTTTTAGGGGAAGGAAAAATGCCATAGAAGCGGTTTGTCGTAATTTAGATTTTTCTACTTATGTAAAAGGGGATTGGAAAAAGGAAGGCAAGACCGAAAAATCCCAATGCAAAAAAGGACAGGAGTTGATTGAAACCTCTATTAAATTGGCAAAAAAATTGGGCATTTCTGGTGTTCCTACCTTCTATCTTGAAAATGGCAAAATAGTAGTAGGAGCAAATATTCCTCAGTTGAAAGAAGCACTGGCAGAACTCACAGGTAAGAAAGAAAAAAAGAAATTTTGA
- a CDS encoding DUF3014 domain-containing protein — MEGYKKIILIAAILTALVGAGIYYFFVYEKPKEISLPPEVLEKPEKVAEKPPPEKPPPQAPPEKPLVKEKKKAPETVLELEKSDNAVRRLVKELSSHPQWAIWLSNKNLIRRITAVVDNIAQGVSPRPHIPFLAPQGRFQVIKRNGLVYLDPVSYNRYNLIADVFASLDVEGCVKVYQQLRPLFQEAYQELGYPNQEFQDTLFKAIIELLKTPIVKGEILLKKKVITYQMVDSYLEQLSPAQKHLIRMGPENTFKIQKKLREIALALGIPENQLPKSVIYYPENE, encoded by the coding sequence ATGGAAGGATATAAAAAAATAATTTTGATAGCAGCTATTCTCACTGCTTTAGTAGGTGCGGGAATCTATTATTTTTTTGTTTATGAAAAACCTAAAGAAATTTCTTTACCACCTGAGGTTTTAGAAAAACCAGAGAAAGTTGCAGAGAAACCTCCTCCAGAGAAACCTCCTCCACAGGCTCCTCCAGAGAAACCACTGGTAAAAGAAAAGAAAAAAGCCCCTGAAACAGTATTAGAGCTGGAGAAGAGTGATAACGCAGTGAGAAGACTGGTCAAGGAACTTTCTTCCCACCCCCAATGGGCTATTTGGTTGAGTAACAAAAATTTGATTCGCAGGATTACTGCTGTAGTAGATAATATTGCCCAAGGGGTGAGTCCCCGCCCTCATATTCCCTTTTTAGCCCCTCAGGGGAGATTCCAGGTAATTAAAAGAAATGGATTAGTTTATCTAGATCCAGTTAGTTATAACCGATATAATTTAATAGCAGATGTTTTTGCCTCCTTGGATGTGGAAGGTTGTGTAAAGGTTTATCAACAATTAAGACCTCTTTTTCAAGAGGCGTACCAGGAACTAGGATATCCTAATCAAGAATTTCAAGATACACTCTTTAAGGCCATTATTGAACTCCTTAAAACCCCTATAGTCAAAGGTGAGATTTTATTAAAGAAAAAGGTGATTACATACCAAATGGTTGACTCTTACTTAGAGCAACTTAGTCCTGCTCAAAAACACCTCATCCGTATGGGCCCAGAAAATACCTTTAAGATCCAGAAAAAATTGCGAGAAATTGCTTTAGCTTTGGGAATTCCAGAAAATCAACTTCCCAAATCCGTAATTTACTATCCAGAGAATGAATAA
- the rfaE1 gene encoding D-glycero-beta-D-manno-heptose-7-phosphate kinase, with product MKVCKDCLHFGNEFKGFCRLTNTCVGSLYSCDSWKPSLETIKHIRPVFLFNSVTLDLDKVIKAIYDFSNHSVLVIGDIMLDEYIFGSVDRISPEAPIPVLDVKRKTHTLGGAANVVNNLVALGAKVYIAGVMGNDATGECLKSEFKKLDIATNGIFCDPNRPTTKKTRIIALGHQMIRMDYESRNEIDRNLEDKIINYFKDVFPVCDIVLISDYAKGVVTNRILNEVITTCKNYKPVLIDPKGKDFKKYKGATGITPNSKEASIASNCEDVDLAGKKLLDELKLSAVFITKGKKGISLFEKEKLPVNIPAMAREVYDVSGAGDTVLSTLGLGIVSGLTYPESVVLANIAAGMVVGKFGTSTISQAELLDNIVGIVPPSKIKKRRELKQVIDYLKTQGKKIVFTNGCFDLLHIGHIHFLKESKKLGDILIVALDSDESVRNIKGNGRPVINQIERAQILSALDCVDYVTIFSSKELNFLLKELRPDILTKGSNYRKEQIIESEIIESFGGKLVLIPITKGVSSSKIIHNIINNYSAYSNTGLHC from the coding sequence ATGAAAGTTTGTAAAGATTGTCTTCACTTTGGAAATGAATTTAAAGGGTTTTGTAGATTGACTAATACTTGTGTGGGAAGTTTGTATAGCTGTGATAGTTGGAAACCAAGTCTTGAGACCATAAAACACATTAGGCCTGTGTTTTTGTTTAACTCAGTCACTCTAGATTTAGACAAGGTTATAAAGGCCATTTATGACTTTTCAAATCATAGTGTCCTAGTAATAGGTGATATTATGCTTGATGAATATATATTTGGAAGTGTTGACAGGATATCACCTGAGGCACCAATTCCAGTTTTGGATGTGAAAAGAAAAACTCATACCTTGGGTGGGGCAGCAAATGTAGTAAACAATTTAGTAGCTTTGGGGGCTAAGGTTTATATAGCAGGGGTAATGGGAAATGATGCTACAGGTGAATGTTTGAAATCAGAATTTAAAAAATTAGATATAGCTACTAATGGGATATTTTGTGACCCCAATCGACCCACTACTAAAAAGACCCGAATTATTGCCCTAGGCCATCAGATGATAAGGATGGACTATGAAAGTAGGAATGAAATTGACAGGAATCTTGAAGACAAGATTATCAATTATTTTAAAGATGTATTCCCTGTTTGTGATATAGTGTTAATTTCAGATTATGCAAAAGGTGTGGTTACAAACAGGATTTTGAATGAAGTGATAACTACTTGTAAAAATTATAAGCCTGTATTGATAGACCCCAAGGGAAAGGATTTCAAAAAATATAAAGGAGCTACAGGAATTACTCCTAATAGCAAAGAGGCTAGCATTGCATCAAATTGTGAAGACGTTGATCTAGCAGGGAAAAAACTATTAGATGAATTAAAATTAAGTGCCGTTTTTATAACAAAAGGGAAAAAGGGTATATCTTTATTTGAAAAGGAGAAACTTCCTGTGAACATACCTGCAATGGCCAGGGAAGTATATGATGTTTCAGGTGCAGGAGATACTGTCTTGTCCACATTAGGGCTAGGCATAGTATCAGGCCTTACCTACCCTGAAAGCGTGGTATTGGCAAATATTGCAGCAGGCATGGTAGTAGGAAAATTTGGAACCTCTACTATTTCTCAAGCAGAACTGTTAGATAACATAGTAGGGATTGTTCCGCCTTCTAAAATAAAAAAGAGAAGGGAACTAAAGCAAGTTATAGATTATCTAAAAACTCAAGGGAAAAAGATTGTATTTACAAATGGATGTTTTGATTTATTACACATAGGACATATTCATTTTCTTAAAGAATCTAAAAAATTGGGGGATATATTGATTGTAGCATTAGATAGTGATGAATCTGTTAGAAATATTAAGGGAAATGGACGTCCAGTGATAAATCAAATAGAGCGTGCACAGATATTGTCTGCGTTAGACTGTGTAGATTATGTGACTATATTTTCCTCAAAAGAACTAAATTTTCTTTTAAAGGAATTAAGACCTGATATATTAACTAAAGGAAGTAATTACAGGAAAGAACAAATAATTGAAAGTGAGATAATAGAAAGTTTTGGGGGTAAGCTAGTTTTGATACCTATAACTAAAGGTGTGTCTAGCTCAAAAATCATTCACAATATTATAAATAATTATTCAGCTTATTCCAATACTGGTCTTCATTGTTAG
- a CDS encoding UDP-glucuronic acid decarboxylase family protein has protein sequence MRILVTGGGGFIGSHLCERLLKMGHEVICVDNFFTGSKKNIIHLLDNPYFEVIRHDITFPLYVEIDQIFHLACPASPIYYQKDPVQTLKTAVHGSINILGLAKRLRIKVLLASTSEIYGNPQIHPQKENYWGHVNPIGPRSCYDEGKRCSETLFMDYHRQYNLKVKIVRIFNTYGPRMQINDGRVISNFIVQALKNRDITVYGDGSQTRSFCYIDDLIEGLLKMMNTEDGFTGPVNLGNPKEITILELAKKIIQLTSSKSNIVFNSLPQDDPKRRCPDITLARNLLFWEPRISLDEGLAKTIAYFKTLLKEEEKDYQIPLFFTSRQRDASRSYIK, from the coding sequence ATGAGAATTTTAGTAACTGGTGGTGGAGGTTTTATTGGCTCTCATTTATGTGAAAGACTTCTAAAAATGGGTCATGAGGTTATTTGTGTAGATAATTTTTTTACTGGTAGTAAAAAAAATATCATTCATTTACTTGACAATCCCTATTTTGAGGTTATTCGTCATGATATTACCTTTCCTCTCTATGTAGAAATAGACCAAATATTTCACCTTGCCTGTCCAGCTTCGCCCATTTATTATCAAAAAGACCCTGTTCAAACCTTAAAAACAGCAGTGCATGGTTCTATAAATATATTAGGTTTGGCAAAAAGATTGCGAATAAAAGTTCTATTAGCATCTACTAGCGAGATATACGGAAATCCTCAGATTCATCCTCAAAAGGAAAACTATTGGGGCCATGTAAATCCTATTGGGCCTAGGTCTTGCTATGATGAAGGTAAAAGGTGTTCAGAAACACTTTTTATGGATTACCATCGTCAGTATAATCTTAAGGTAAAAATTGTAAGAATATTTAACACCTACGGCCCTAGGATGCAAATTAACGATGGGCGGGTAATTTCTAATTTTATCGTTCAAGCTTTAAAAAACAGAGATATTACCGTTTATGGCGATGGTTCTCAAACGCGTTCTTTTTGTTATATAGATGACCTTATAGAAGGACTTCTTAAAATGATGAATACTGAAGATGGCTTTACAGGACCTGTAAATTTGGGAAATCCAAAAGAGATAACAATTTTAGAACTAGCTAAAAAGATTATTCAACTAACAAGCTCTAAATCTAATATTGTTTTTAACTCTCTTCCTCAAGATGACCCCAAAAGGAGATGTCCTGATATAACTTTAGCTAGAAACCTTCTTTTTTGGGAGCCAAGAATTTCTTTAGACGAAGGTTTAGCCAAAACCATAGCTTATTTCAAAACTCTTTTAAAGGAAGAAGAAAAAGATTACCAAATTCCTCTGTTTTTCACCTCACGGCAGAGGGATGCTTCACGCTCTTATATAAAATAA
- the cysC gene encoding adenylyl-sulfate kinase: MNFLSRIKQLGGLRRFLIIDKTCSVRGFTLWFTGLPGAGKSTLSSAVHQALLNRSITNVELLDSEVMRRSLSPELGFTKEDRELNIWRIGWIAKLLNKHGIHVAVAAISPYRATRTQIRKMLGETFIEVFISCPIEECERRDPKGLYKKARKGLISQFTGIDDPYELPEHPEIIIETNRVSVQEGVRQVLTYLERRQFIPSSVVGERATPESEVVVAR, encoded by the coding sequence ATGAATTTTTTATCGCGGATTAAGCAGCTAGGAGGATTAAGACGTTTTCTAATTATTGACAAAACATGTTCTGTAAGAGGCTTTACATTGTGGTTCACTGGTTTGCCAGGAGCCGGAAAAAGCACTCTGTCTTCAGCGGTTCATCAGGCGTTACTTAATCGCAGTATAACTAATGTTGAGTTGCTTGACAGTGAGGTTATGCGGAGATCTCTATCGCCAGAATTGGGGTTTACGAAGGAAGACAGGGAGTTAAATATTTGGCGAATTGGTTGGATAGCTAAATTACTCAATAAACACGGTATTCACGTTGCAGTAGCAGCCATTTCTCCTTACCGCGCTACCCGGACCCAGATACGTAAGATGCTAGGGGAGACATTCATTGAAGTGTTTATCAGTTGTCCAATAGAGGAATGCGAGCGCCGCGATCCTAAAGGACTGTATAAGAAGGCACGTAAAGGTTTAATTAGTCAATTCACCGGCATTGACGATCCCTATGAATTACCTGAACATCCTGAAATAATTATAGAAACTAATCGAGTGAGCGTACAGGAAGGAGTTAGGCAGGTTCTCACTTACTTAGAGCGCCGTCAATTTATTCCAAGTTCCGTTGTGGGAGAGCGGGCTACCCCTGAAAGTGAGGTCGTTGTGGCTCGCTAG
- a CDS encoding radical SAM protein has product MGILSLPIEQLSKSGDVEKQKEKFQEWNPSKRWNPFNSYKLLSHVHRWKQIKRGKPIPPPVLITIDPTNVCNFNCVWCNAEFIRKKRKGSLSEKMLLNLADFLPRWGEGNPNWKPGVEAICIAGGGEPLLNPATAVFIDKVTSNGIEVGVVTNGSHIADYIDSLSQCTWVGVSIDAATPKTFNKLKRLPPEKNIFDRIIENIAILVDYAKRHNNRLGSKHPSYGVSYKYLLYNRDNISEMYKAAKLAKEIGCKNIHFRPAGTSWDKLGTENEISFSKEDISLFKEQITKALELDDETFGVYGITHKFTSQFERANYFDKCYAIFMTSVIMPPVGKDAPKDSFVLGLCCDRRGDKKLELAKNIVDVEKIQKLWGSKAHWNIHDKIRVDKECPRCTYQPHNEIYENVILNDSMTYKFI; this is encoded by the coding sequence ATGGGAATTTTGTCATTACCAATAGAACAATTAAGTAAATCCGGAGATGTTGAAAAACAAAAGGAAAAATTTCAGGAATGGAATCCCAGTAAGCGGTGGAATCCATTCAACAGTTATAAGTTGCTTTCGCATGTCCATAGATGGAAACAAATCAAAAGGGGGAAACCTATACCACCACCGGTTCTTATTACTATCGACCCCACAAATGTTTGTAATTTCAATTGTGTGTGGTGCAATGCGGAGTTTATAAGAAAAAAACGGAAAGGTTCGTTATCTGAGAAAATGTTATTAAATCTTGCAGATTTTCTTCCTCGTTGGGGAGAAGGCAACCCTAATTGGAAGCCTGGTGTTGAGGCCATTTGTATAGCAGGAGGAGGAGAGCCTCTTTTGAATCCTGCCACTGCTGTTTTTATTGATAAAGTAACTAGCAATGGGATAGAGGTTGGTGTGGTTACCAATGGCAGTCATATAGCCGATTATATCGATTCTTTATCGCAATGCACATGGGTTGGTGTATCTATTGATGCAGCTACGCCAAAGACATTTAATAAATTAAAGAGATTACCTCCTGAAAAGAATATCTTTGACCGTATTATTGAGAATATTGCCATTCTGGTGGATTATGCCAAAAGGCATAACAATAGGTTAGGTTCAAAACACCCTTCCTATGGTGTAAGTTACAAGTATCTCTTATACAACAGGGATAATATCAGTGAAATGTACAAAGCAGCAAAGCTGGCCAAAGAGATAGGATGTAAGAATATTCACTTTCGCCCTGCCGGAACATCGTGGGACAAACTAGGAACAGAGAATGAAATAAGTTTTTCCAAAGAAGATATTTCCTTATTCAAAGAACAGATTACAAAGGCTTTAGAGTTAGATGATGAGACCTTTGGTGTCTATGGCATCACTCATAAGTTTACCTCACAATTTGAGAGAGCAAACTACTTTGATAAATGTTATGCAATTTTTATGACTTCTGTCATCATGCCTCCAGTTGGTAAAGATGCTCCCAAAGACTCTTTTGTTCTTGGGCTATGTTGTGACAGGCGTGGGGATAAAAAATTAGAATTAGCAAAGAATATTGTAGATGTTGAAAAGATTCAAAAATTATGGGGGAGCAAAGCTCATTGGAATATACATGATAAGATCAGAGTAGACAAAGAATGCCCAAGATGTACTTATCAACCTCATAATGAAATATATGAAAATGTCATACTAAATGACAGCATGACATACAAATTTATCTAG
- a CDS encoding UDP-glucose dehydrogenase family protein, which produces MNISVIGLGKLGLCTAACFAARGHRVIGLDKNKYIVDKLQAKQCPIDENDLKQLLDKAWQNLTTTTDTENAIFNSEITLIIVPTPSGPDGRFSNKYIEDVLYAIAPVLKKKNEFHVVDVVSTVMPGSCDKCFKPLLENISGKVCGRDFGLVYNPEFVALGSVIKDFLDPDMVLIGTSDEHSSALVRDLYVTTCNNSPHIVIMSLINAEITKLSLNCFVTMKISFANELASICEKVPGADIDVITDTLGLDTRIGKKYLRGGLGFGGPCFPRDNMAFQAFAKEAGSEARLGAQVVAINNSVVERLFNIIVKKTNKNQRIALLGLSYKPGTHIVEESQSIRLAKRLVNAGYLVAVHDPEALSNARDVLGEVVTYHDDPYLCVQGAGAIVLLTNWMIYKHLDWRRIGNLTRDGALLLDSWRVLKGVKLGNFRYIGLGVGLDRITEGNPYEQ; this is translated from the coding sequence ATGAATATTTCAGTAATAGGATTAGGTAAATTAGGGCTTTGTACAGCTGCCTGTTTTGCAGCAAGAGGTCATAGGGTAATAGGTTTGGATAAAAACAAATATATTGTGGACAAGTTGCAGGCAAAACAGTGCCCCATAGATGAAAATGATCTTAAACAACTGTTGGACAAAGCTTGGCAAAACCTAACCACAACCACTGATACAGAAAATGCTATTTTTAATTCAGAAATAACACTTATCATAGTCCCTACTCCTAGCGGGCCGGATGGGAGATTCAGCAATAAATATATTGAAGATGTGTTGTATGCTATAGCACCGGTACTTAAGAAGAAAAATGAGTTCCATGTGGTAGATGTGGTCTCTACTGTCATGCCAGGGTCTTGTGATAAATGCTTTAAGCCATTATTGGAAAACATATCTGGAAAGGTTTGTGGGAGAGATTTTGGTTTGGTTTATAATCCCGAGTTTGTCGCTTTAGGCTCGGTAATAAAGGATTTTTTAGATCCTGATATGGTACTTATCGGCACCTCCGATGAACACTCCAGCGCTTTGGTAAGAGACCTTTATGTTACAACATGCAATAACAGTCCACATATTGTTATCATGTCCCTTATAAATGCAGAAATTACAAAGCTTAGTCTCAATTGTTTTGTGACCATGAAGATCAGTTTTGCCAATGAGTTAGCCTCTATTTGTGAAAAGGTTCCAGGTGCTGATATAGATGTTATCACTGATACACTCGGTTTAGATACTCGTATCGGCAAAAAATATTTGAGAGGGGGTTTAGGTTTTGGAGGCCCATGTTTCCCTCGTGACAACATGGCGTTTCAGGCCTTTGCCAAAGAGGCAGGTTCAGAGGCAAGATTGGGTGCGCAGGTAGTAGCCATCAATAACTCTGTTGTTGAGAGATTATTTAATATTATTGTTAAAAAAACAAACAAAAATCAACGAATAGCTCTTTTGGGATTATCTTACAAACCTGGAACACATATCGTAGAAGAGTCCCAATCTATAAGACTTGCTAAAAGATTGGTAAACGCCGGTTATTTGGTGGCTGTGCATGATCCCGAGGCTTTAAGCAATGCAAGGGATGTGCTTGGCGAAGTTGTTACTTACCATGATGATCCATATTTATGTGTTCAGGGTGCCGGGGCTATTGTTCTCTTGACTAACTGGATGATTTATAAACACCTTGATTGGCGACGTATTGGAAATTTAACAAGAGATGGAGCTCTTTTATTAGATAGTTGGAGAGTTCTTAAAGGAGTTAAGTTGGGGAATTTTAGATACATAGGCTTAGGTGTTGGCCTAGATAGGATAACAGAAGGAAATCCTTATGAGCAATAA
- a CDS encoding class I SAM-dependent methyltransferase produces MSNNISQAFTDVDIEEVQSYWDSRPCNIRHSPKEIGTKEYFDEVEARKYFVEPHIPAFAEFEKWKGKKVLEIGCGIGTDTINFARAGAQVTAVDLSEKSLEIAQKRARLFGYDIKFYQANAEELSRWLPLEEYDLIYSFGVIHHTPHPEQAISEIRKYMGLNSVFKMMVYHRYSWKVLWILLVYGKGQFWKLDELIARYSEAQTGCPVTYTYTKESVKELLKHFKIIKVQVEHIFPYRISDYINYNYVKAWYFRWMPKRMFRWMEKNWGWHLCVTAKLKK; encoded by the coding sequence ATGAGCAATAACATTTCTCAAGCTTTCACTGATGTGGATATAGAGGAAGTGCAAAGCTATTGGGACTCTCGGCCCTGCAATATCCGGCATTCTCCCAAAGAAATTGGTACTAAAGAGTATTTTGATGAAGTAGAAGCCAGAAAATATTTTGTTGAACCTCATATTCCTGCATTTGCTGAATTTGAGAAGTGGAAAGGTAAAAAGGTGCTAGAAATCGGATGTGGTATTGGCACAGATACAATCAATTTTGCACGAGCAGGAGCCCAGGTGACGGCAGTGGACTTATCAGAAAAATCTCTTGAAATTGCACAAAAACGAGCAAGACTCTTCGGTTATGATATTAAGTTTTACCAGGCTAATGCTGAAGAACTTTCACGATGGTTACCTTTGGAAGAATATGATCTCATTTATTCTTTTGGTGTTATTCATCACACTCCACATCCTGAACAGGCCATTTCTGAAATCCGCAAATATATGGGGCTAAACAGTGTGTTTAAAATGATGGTTTATCATCGGTATTCATGGAAAGTATTGTGGATTCTACTGGTCTATGGCAAGGGCCAATTTTGGAAGCTGGATGAATTGATAGCACGTTATTCTGAGGCTCAAACAGGATGCCCGGTAACTTATACATACACGAAAGAATCAGTTAAGGAACTTTTAAAACATTTTAAGATTATAAAAGTACAGGTGGAGCATATATTTCCATATCGCATATCAGATTACATAAATTATAACTATGTGAAAGCCTGGTATTTTAGATGGATGCCAAAAAGGATGTTTCGCTGGATGGAAAAGAACTGGGGTTGGCACTTATGTGTGACGGCAAAATTGAAGAAATAA